A DNA window from Allokutzneria albata contains the following coding sequences:
- a CDS encoding helix-turn-helix transcriptional regulator, protein MPELWGPQELADYLKVSIETIYKWRTKRYGPPGVRIGKHVRYQPAEVLEWLNSLPKQVA, encoded by the coding sequence ATGCCTGAGCTGTGGGGCCCGCAAGAGCTGGCCGACTACCTGAAGGTCTCGATTGAGACGATCTACAAGTGGCGCACCAAGCGCTACGGCCCGCCTGGTGTGCGGATCGGAAAGCACGTGCGTTACCAGCCCGCTGAGGTGCTGGAGTGGCTGAACTCGCTGCCGAAGCAGGTGGCGTGA